The Coccinella septempunctata chromosome 6, icCocSept1.1, whole genome shotgun sequence genome segment CTTGCCGTATTTTGACCCGAATACACTAGCTACTGTATCTCCGATACCGACAGACAAAATACCGCTCAGAAGCGGTAAAAAGTTGAAATAGGCAGAATCTGTGATGTCGCAAGGTGCAGGATGTAGCCAAATTGGAGTGGTAAATCCCGTCAGGAGATAAATAGGTGTCACTGCGATGATTCCAGCGTCCTTCTCATCGCTCAGCGACATGAAGCTCTCTTGTAAGAGCGTACCTAGAGGGGGCACTTTCAAATTACGCAAAATCTGTTGGAAGAATGAATTATCTGGATTTAATTCGGTAACGTTAAGCCAGAGATACCTTCAAATTACCTcgaggataaaaaatattccaaGTAACATGCCACTGCCAAGGTATAAAAGGTTGCATTCGTACATCAATCCAGGTATGTAAACGGCCACTGCTAGAATGTGAAAGATTTTTCTCTGTGACGAAGAGGCTTTATCGCCTGTATTTCTTTGTCTTATCACTGCCAAAGCAGCTATACAAACGCATATCACCCAGTATAAGATCATTTTGATCTGGAAATCATACAAAATACCATCAGCAAGTCGTAGAgccaaaaatttaaattaaaaatCCTACCGTGGCAAGATCCTCTACAAGCAGATTAAGCACCCATAGAATGGGACTCCTTTGAAGAAAAACATGCAATGGTAGCAGAAATGTCGCTAATAATATTAAAAACGTCCAGAAATAAACAACAACACcttcaatattgaaataaaacaaGAACCCTGCCAATATTATAATTCCAAAGAGTTCCATCTGAAAAAAACAGTGTAAATAACCCTTCAGATTTTACGATTTATTACTTTATTCAATTACCTGAATTATGACAGTAGAGGATCCACCAGTTGATGTAATGGGATCAACGATAGAATAATAAAAGTGAGGCAGTGTTGTATACAATAATATCATCAACGCTTGAGCCGTTATACCAGCCTCTCCTAGTGTGAAAGATCTCGGGAACATTTTAACCACCATTAAATAAACCCTACTATATAAGATGGTACAAAAAAGACCACTATAAATCCCGAACAGTAACTCTGTGAAAGAAA includes the following:
- the LOC123314777 gene encoding dolichol kinase, with the protein product MRLFTDITNMNKLMNALDENFHIFSLGKKLNIEVRPNVSNGAWLLFLLPSAIIISALKHYVVLTETYKSVVLFSIGIIFTNIFILRSLKKEKYVKVYQLWIFIPISALYVSLNKELLFGIYSGLFCTILYSRVYLMVVKMFPRSFTLGEAGITAQALMILLYTTLPHFYYSIVDPITSTGGSSTVIIQMELFGIIILAGFLFYFNIEGVVVYFWTFLILLATFLLPLHVFLQRSPILWVLNLLVEDLATIKMILYWVICVCIAALAVIRQRNTGDKASSSQRKIFHILAVAVYIPGLMYECNLLYLGSGMLLGIFFILEILRNLKVPPLGTLLQESFMSLSDEKDAGIIAVTPIYLLTGFTTPIWLHPAPCDITDSAYFNFLPLLSGILSVGIGDTVASVFGSKYGKHFYHESKKTIEGTLASIVSQLLAVFVLYQIGFIVNMDMFNIIRISLAITVTSFVEAKTDQIDNAILPLIMYIMLI